The following proteins are encoded in a genomic region of Caldicoprobacter guelmensis:
- a CDS encoding HEPN domain-containing protein translates to MSNRAFDWLNQAVKDLNHAVESKDVGHHEWACFAAQQAAEKAVKALHLYLGQEAWGHVVARLLKDLPEEIDIDNRLIEKAKVLDNFYIPARYPDSHPEGAPFEHYGSLQSEEAIKYASEIIEFVRSKMA, encoded by the coding sequence ATGTCAAATCGGGCATTTGATTGGCTAAATCAGGCTGTAAAAGATTTAAATCATGCGGTAGAATCTAAAGATGTTGGACATCATGAGTGGGCATGTTTTGCTGCCCAGCAGGCAGCCGAAAAGGCTGTAAAAGCTTTGCACCTTTATTTGGGGCAGGAAGCCTGGGGACATGTAGTTGCGAGGCTATTAAAAGATTTACCAGAAGAAATTGATATTGACAATAGGCTAATTGAGAAGGCTAAAGTCCTCGATAATTTTTATATACCCGCCAGATATCCTGACAGCCACCCGGAAGGAGCGCCTTTTGAACATTATGGCTCTTTGCAAAGCGAGGAGGCTATAAAATATGCCAGTGAGATTATTGAATTCGTCCGTTCTAAAATGGCCTGA